In Zunongwangia sp. HGR-M22, the sequence AGAAGGAGAGTATTTCACTCAATCTGGCGGTAATGGTGAAAAACTCCATCCAGGTACTCAGATTACCAAGGATACGACGCTTTATATTTATAAAAAGGAAGGGCTGCGTTTTGTATGTGAAGACGAATATATTTTCGATATAAAGGTTTCAAAAACACCAATGATTTCTGAAATGTCGGATATTGAAATTTGCGGAAGTTACGAGATCCCGAGTGTTTATTCTGCCGCTGCTGCTGCAGGAATTGCTTCTTCAGGTTTCGAAATGTACTATACTACAGATCTCGAGAATAGTAATGCAATTCTTAAGCCGGGTAGCATAATTACCGAGCCGGGAACATATACGATTTATTTAAAAGCTCAAAATAAATTTAATCAAAGTTGTTTTGCATACACCTCCTTTAATGTAACTATCCATCCTTTGCAAGATTTAGAGATAGAAAAAGAAGCGGTCTGTGTAAATACAGAAACTGGAGAAGTAGAGAGTGGTGCATATTTTTATACAGGCCTTAATCCAAATGTTTTTGAAGTAGCCTGGTACTATAATGGCGAATTAGTACATAAAGGTGTAGAATTTGAGGCGATGCAATCTGGAGAATATATCATTAAAACAACAAAAATAGATCGTCGTGTTGAGACCGGTTGCGGATTTAAAGAAACTTCTGTGATTGTAGAAGTGTCTGCCAAACCAGAAATATTGGTTACAGTTTCAGAGCCTTTTAAGGATATAGCGGTAGTGAAAGTTGAAATTGTAAATGGAAAAGGAGATTATATTTATAGTCTTGATAATGGTGAATTTCAAGAAGAAAATCAATTTTATGATGTTTCATCTGGTATACATACCATAAGGGTAAAAGGAAAAATAGGTTATTGTGGTGTAACATCTCAGCAAATAAAAGTGCTTAAGCACCCCAAATTTTTCACTCCTAATAGTGATGGTTATAATGATACTTGGAATATTGCTGAACTTGAAACACATCCCGAGGCAGAGGTTCATATTTATGATCGCTACGGAGCTTATATCACTAAAATTAAACCAGCTTCAGGAGGTTGGGATGGTTCTAAAGAGGGAACTCACTTGCCATCTAATGATTATTGGTTTCAGGTTAACTTTGAGCATGAAGGTAAAGAAATTACATATAAGTCTCATTTTGCCTTGAAACGATAAATATTCAGCGCACTACAAATAAAAAAAGCCCGCTAAAATTAGCGGGCTTTTTAAAGGTGGTGCCTCCAGGAATCGAACCAGGGACACAAGGATTTTCAGTCCTTTGCTCTACCAACTGAGCTAAGGCACCAGTTGCTTTTCGAAAGCGGTTGCAAATATATGTTCATTTTTAGAAACTCACAAAACTTTTTTAGAAAAAAAGCTTTTGTACCTTAGCTTTTTTTAAAATTGATCTATGAATTTGGTTATCGATTTAGGTAATACTTTTGCGAAAATAGCTGTTTTTCAAAATGATAAGTCGGTGGAGCTTTTTAGAGTTCTGAAGTCAGAAAAAAATAAAAAAATTGAAGAAATTTTTGAAGCATACCCTCAAATTGAGTTTTCTATTCTATCTAGTGTACTTTATGATGATAGTTCGCTTGTGAAATTTCTTCAAAAAAGAAGTAAATCAATACTCTTAGATCAACAAACAAAAATTCCTTTTCATAATAAGTATGGTTCTCCAGAGACTTTGGGGAAAGATCGTATCGCATTGGCAGCCGCAGCAGTATGTGCTTATCCAAATCAAAATTGTTTAATTATCGATGCGGGAACATGCGTAACATATGATTATGTAAATGACCAATCTCAATATCTAGGGGGGGGGATTTCCCCAGGTTTGCAAATGAGATTTAATGCCGTACATAAGTTTACAGAAAAATTACCGTTAATACATGCAGATAGCAACCATCTAAAATTGGTAGGCAACTCTACAGAAGAAAGTATAAAAAGTGGGATATGTTTTGGTTTTGCTGCAGAAATTGACGGAATGATTTCCAGTTATAAATCAAAATTTAAAGATTTAACAGTTATTTTGACAGGTGGTGATAGTCTATTTTTGTCAAAGCGACTAAAAAATAGCATATTTGCGAACTCAAATTTTCTTTTGGAAGGTTTAAACTACATTTTAGAATTTAACAAAAATCAATGATTAAACGATTTATAGTAATCGTAGCCTTATTTTCTGCTTTTTGGGCCAAGGCTCAGGAAAATACTACTTCGCCATATTCTTACTATGGTGTTGGATTAACTAATTTTAAAGGTACTGTCGAAAACAGGGCAATGGGAGGCCTTAGTACGTTTTCGGATAGTATTCACATGAATCTTACAAATCCTGCTGGCTACGCAAGGCTTGCGAGAACAGTTTATACTGTTGGAGGTAGTGCCGAATCTACGAAACAGGAAACCCTAAATGAAGAAGATCGTACAAAAAATGTGTCTTTGGATTATCTAGGCTTAGGAGTGCCGGTAGGCCGCTTTGGTTTTGGATTAGGCCTTATTCCGTATTCCTCTGTAGGATACCGTATTTTTGACATCGATGAAGATGGTGCTAGCAGATTAAGAGGTCGCGGAGGGATGAATAAAGTTTTTCTATCCGCAGCTTATGCTATAACTAGAGATCTTAGTGTTGGTGTGAATGCCGATTATAATTTTGGTAATATTCAGCATAGAAGAACCGTTCTTAGAGACGGAATTCAATATGGAACACGAGATATAGACCGATCAGATATTTCAGGATTTAATTTTAACTTCGGAGTAGATTACCAAACAAAGCTAAATAGTGGTTTGAAGTTACATGCTTCCGCTGTTTATACTCCAGAAGCTGATATCACTACCGATAGTTATCGAGAAATCTCTAGCGTTCTATTTACTGCAAGTGGAGAAAGTCCTTTTAATGTTAAAAGCTTCGATGTAGAATCTCAGGATATAACACTTCCATCTAAAGCAACTTTAGGTTTAGGAATTGGTAGGCCAAATAAATGGTTTGTAGGCGGAGAATATTCTGCGTTTGGAAGTATACCCGAAATTTCGGTTTTTAGTACTCCGGTAAATGATGTAGAATATAATGATGGGAAGGCTTATCGATTGGGAGGATATTTTGTTCCAGAGTATAGCTCACTCACAAGTTATTTAAATAGAGTGGTTTATCGACTGGGAGGACGTTTTGAAGAAACAGGTTTGCAACTTAACGGAGAATCGATAGATGAGTTTGGCATATCTTTTGGATTAGGTTTACCGATTGGAGGAGATTTCTCTAATCTTAATCTGGGACTGGAGTATGGTCAGCGCGGTACAACAAGTTCAGGTCTAATACAAGAGAATTTTTTTAAATTATCAATTGGTTTATCTTTGAATGACCAATGGTTCGTAAAGAGAAAGTTTAATTAACCATAACAAACAACAAGATGAAAGCGAGATTTATAGTATTATTATCGGCGGTAATGCTTGGGTCGGGAGCATATGCTCAAGATTGTACAACTACTGCAGCTTTAGCTTATGATGATGCTAAAGCAAAAAATTATGATGCGGCATACGAGCCGTTAATGACAGTGAAGAAAGATTGTCCAGATTATAGTTTAGCAACATTTCAGTATTTAGAAAGAGTATTGAAGTATAAAATTGAAAACGCATCTGGTGAAGAAAAAACAAAATACATCAACGAATTAGTTGATACTTATAAAGAACGTCTTCAAAATTACCCTGAAAAGACTAAAAAGGGAGATGTGTATACAGATATTGCACTTTTGAAATTTACCCATAAAATCGGTTCAACAGAAGAAAGATGGGAAGCTTTTGATAAGGCTTATGTTGAAGATAAAGAAAACTTCACCAGTCCTAAAGGTCTTTATGCATATTTTGATCTTATGGTAAATATGCAGGATTCTGGAGACCGTGAATTACAAGATGTTTTTGATATTTACGATCGTGTAATGGCAAAAATTGATGAAGAAGAAATTTATGAAGCGGAGCGTCTACAATCCTTAATTGAAAAGCAGGATGCTGGAGAAGATTTAACTTCTAAAGAACAAAAAACAGCACAGATTGCTGAGCAAAGATTGACTAATTTTAATGCTGTAAAAGGAGCTCTAAATACTAAATTGGGAGTGCGTGCAGACTGCGATAACTTAGTGCCTATTTATGAGAAAGATTTTGAAGCTAAAAAAGAAGATGTAGCTTGGTTAAAAAATGCTAATGCTCGTCTTTCAGCTAAGGATTGCGAGGATCCATTATTTTTCAAAATTTCTGAAGCGCTTCATCAATTAGAGCCTTCTGCTGCATCTGCTTATTCTTTAGGTCAATTGGCTGAAGCTGATGGCGAAAGAGCTAAAGCACTAGAGTACTATAACGAAGCTGCAGAATTAGAAGAAGATGCTGCAGATAAAGCTAAGATTTATTATAGAATAGGTAAGAACTATCAAAATGCTGGTAGCTTCTCACAAGCAAGAAACTTCTACAGGAAAACAGTTAATGCAAAGCCATCTTACGGTAGAGCTTATTTGAATATTGCTAGTATGTATGCAGAAAGTGCAAATAACTGTGGAGAAACTGCGTTTAATAAAAGAGCAGTATATTGGTTGGCTGCAGAATATGTAGCTAAAGCTGGTAGAGTAGATCCATCACTTTCTAATCACGCAAATGCAACAGTTGCGGCTTATAATGGTCGTGCTCCACAAAAAGCTGATGTATTTCAGGAAGGAAAAAAAGCAGGAGATGCTATCCAAATTGGTTGTTGGATAGGCGAAACTGTTCGCATCCCTCAATTATAATATGAGAATCACATATCGTGAAATAATACAGGGCATTGTCACGCTAATAGGCGTGACAATGCTTTTTTCATGTAAAGGTAATTTGAATGAAGTGAGGGCACTTCAAAATCCGGCTGATGCACCACAGGGGATTGCAAAAGATATTATGCTTAAGTATACCGATTCAGGTAAAGTAGTAGCCACTTTGAAGAGTGAAAAAATGTTGGATTATCAAAACAGAAATTTTCCTTATCGTGAATTTCCAGATGGTTTGGATATAGAATTTTACGACGAAGAAGATAAAAAAAGTACGGTTACCGCAGATTATGGTATTATTTACGACAAAAGTGGATTGATAGATCTTAGAGGAAATGTGGTAATTTTTACAGCAGATAGTACAATTTTAGAAGGCAACCAATTATACTGGGATCAAAATCAGAGTTGGGTTTTTACCGATCGTGCAAATCAAATTAAATTTCCTGATGGATCTTTTAATGAAGGAATGGGTTTTGATTCTAATCAAAAATTCGATAAATTCAACTTTAGGACTAATAACGGAATTCAAAACATAGACGAGTCAGACAAATGACAAAGTATTTCAGATATTTCGAGTACGCATATTTAGTGATTGCAGCATTTTTCATTTTCGAGACATTTGCCATTTGGGATGCTGAGCGAAGCAGGGCCTATGTTTTTATATTTCTGGCCTTAATGGCCATTTTCATGTTTTTTTTCAAAAGAAATTTCCGAAGGAAATTAGAAAAGAGACAAAATCATAAAAAATAATGAGTGCAGAAGTCATCATTATTATTTTGTCATTATTACTTTCCGCATTTTTCTCCGGTATGGAAATCGCTTATGTCTCTTCCAATAAAATATATATTGAAATTGAGAAGCTTCAAAACGACTTCTTAGCAAAAGTTTTAAAGCGCCTAACCAAAAAGCCATCTAAATTTATAGCAGCGATGCTTGTTGGGAACAACATTGCGTTGGTGGTTTACGGTTTTTATATGGGAGATCTAATAATGGAGTGGTTAACAGGAATGCAGCCGCTAGACAATGCAATTCTTAATTATTTGGTTACCGATTTAAGCTTATTTACCCAAACGCTCCTTTCTACACTGCTAATTTTAGTGACGGCCGAATTTCTTCCGAAGGTTTTCTTTCAGATTTATGCAAATTCAATGCTGAAATTTTTCGCAGTACCGGCATATTTATTTTATCTCATTTTTAGTTTTATTTCTTCATTTGTTATCTGGATTTCAGATATGATTCTGAAGCGTTTCTTTAAAACAGACGGGGATGAAGTTCAGTTGGCCTTTAGTAAAATAGAACTTGGGAATTTTATTAGCGAGCAGATGGAGACGGTGGAAGAAGAAGATGAGGTAGATTCAGAAATTCAGATTTTCCAAAACGCGCTTCAATTTGCAGATATAAAGGCAAGAGAGGTAATGATTCCCCGAACAGAAATTATTGCTGTAAATCAAGATGTCGCCCCGGGAGATTTGGTGAAAACATTCACAGAAACTGGCCTTTCAAAGATTTTGATTTTTAACGAAACTATAGATGATATTATAGGTTACGTACACTCTTTTGAATTATTTAAAAAGCCGGCGTCTATAAAATCAATTTTATTGCCAGTGATTTTTGTTCCTGAAACCATGTGGGTTAAGGATGTGCTGAATGTTTTAATTAAGAAACGAAAAAGTATCGCGGTTGTTATTGATGAGTATGGAGGTACAAGTGGAATGATGACCATCGAAGACATCGTAGAAGAGCTTTTTGGAGAAATAGAAGATGAACATGATTCTGCAATATTAGTTGAAGAAAAAATAGGAGAAGATCATTATAAATTTTCAGCAAGAGCAGAAGTAGATTATATTAACGAAACTTACCGATTAAACATTCCTACTGGTGAGAATTATGAAACTTTAGGAGGTTTTATCGTTAATCATACTGAAGAAATTCCACAGCACAAAGAGGTAGTTCGAATAGATGAATTTGAATTAACTATTCTCGATGTTTCCAACACAAAAATCGATCTTGTAGAGCTTAAAATCAAGCCCGAAGATTAAAGCGTTAAAAAGTTAAGATTTTGCTAATTATAAGTTTCATAATTAGGCTAAAAACACTATTTTCGCCCACTATATTTGATAAAAATTATTTAGAATGGCAGTATTACAGAATATTAGGCAGAAGTCTGCTTTAATTATTGTGGTTATTGGGTTTGCATTATTTGCCTTCCTTATTCCTAGTATCCTGAAGAACGGTGGTTTTTCTGCAAAGGATAACTCCATAGCTACTGTGAATGGTGAGGATATCGCGAGAGAAGATTTCGCACGCCAGGTAGAAGCTTATCAGCAAAATATGCGTGGTAATATTTCAACTACTCAGGCTGTTAACCGTGTATGGGAACAACAATTAAATCAAATCATTGTAGAGGAGCAAGTAGAAGAACTTGGGATAAGAGCCGAGCAGGCACAAGTAAGACAAATGATGAGAGCTCAAATGTCTAACAATCCTCAGTTTACTAACGAAGCTGGTATGTTCGATGAGAATCGAGTAAAAGAATATGTGGCGAGCATAAAGCAAACTTCCCCACAAATGTATCAGCAATGGTTAAGTTACGAAGAAGGCCTTTCTGAATCTGCTGCGCAGAATATTTATGCAAATATGATTCGTACAGGTGTTGGTGCAACGCTAACTGAGGGTAAACAAGCTTACCTATTGCAAAATAATACTATGGATCTGCGTTATGTGCAGGTTCCTTATTCTTCAATTTCAGATGAGGAGATTGAGGTTTCTAAAAGTGAAATTAAAGAATATGTAGATAGTCATAAAGCTAAGTTTGAAACTGAAGCAGCAAGAAATATTCAATATGTAATTTTTAATGAAGAAGCATCTACAGAGGATAAAGAAGAAGCTAAATCTTCATTAAGTGCGCTGTTAGAAGATAGAGTAGAGTACAATTCAGTTTCTAAATCTAACGATACTATTCAAGGTTTTAGAAAAACTTCAGATGATCAGGAATTTGTAAATTCAAATTCAGATCTAACACAACCAGTAGCCTTCAAATTTAAAAATCAGTTATCAAAGAAATTTGCAGATGATTTATTTAATCTTGAAGAGGGAGAAGTTTACGGTCCTTACGAAGAGAATGGATATTGGAAGTTGAGTAAGTTAATAGAGACCAAACAAATCCCAGATTCGATAAAAGCTAGTCATATTTTATTAGGTTACCAGGGCGCGCAAGCCGGTGGTGCCCGTACTGAAGCTGCTGCAAAACAATTGGCAGATAGTTTAGCTGGTGTAGTAAAAAGCGATAAGTCTAAAATGGCAGAGCTGGCAACAGAATTTTCTGATGATCCTTCTGCAGCTCAAAACTCTGGAGATCTTGGTTATTTTGGACCAGGAATGATGGTGCCAGAATTTGATGATTTTGTTTTAAATAATAACGAAGGAACTGTAGGGGTTGTAGAGACCGATTTTGGATACCATGTTATTTATATTGAAGAGCAAACAGAAAAAGAAAAAGCTGTTAAGATTGCAACAGTAGCTAGAGAAATCGAAGCTACCGAGGAAACAAGAAATAGCCTTTTTAACGAAGTAACAAAATTCGAGATTGCTGCGGGCGAAGGTGATTTTACAGAAAAAGCAAAAGCTGCTGATTATAGAATTCGTACCGTACGTGATGTAAAAGCACTTGACGAAAATATTCCTGGTGTTGGGCAACAACGTAGAGTAGTGCAATGGGCTTTTGAAGATGATGCGAAAGTAGGTGATGTAAAACGTTTTGAAACTCCAACTGGATATATTGTGGCTCAAATCACTGCTAAGAAGAAAAAGGGATTAATGAGTCCAGAAGATGCTTCTGCTGAAGTTATACCTGTTTTAACCAAGCAGAAAAAGGCAAAAATGATTCAGGATAAAATTTCAGGAACAAGTGTAGATCAGGTTGCTGAGAATCAGGATAAAATTGTACAAACTGCTAATGCAGTAAACTTAAGCTCACCAACATTAGCAGGAGCAGGTAGCGAGCCAGAAGTTGTGGGCGCTGTTTACGCTCTAAAAGTAGGTGAAACTAGTAAGCCTATCGTTGGTGAAAAAGGAGTTTATGTTGTAGAATTAGTAAGTAAAAGCGACGCTCCCGAGCTCGATTCTTACAAGCCATTCGCTCTGCAAGAAACTAATACTCGTCGCCAGATGGCAAACAGTAGAGCTTTTGAAGCTTTAAAAGCAAAAGCTGATATTGAAGATAAAAGAGCTAAATTCTACTAGAATTTAGGTGAAAATATATCAAAAAAAGCCGCTCATTGAGCGGCTTTTTTTGATATATACGAGATTTTTTCTTTATCTAATCTTTAAGATTATAGGATTAAATCTTCGTAAGGAATTACTACCTCATATCCTTTTTGTTTAAAATACGCTTTGGGATCATTTTTGCTGGTGGCCATTATAAAATCTCCACCCCAAGCACCAAGACTTTTTATACTTCCTTCAAAATCGGGAAAGAGCTTAGTTTTAATCTTTGGTAAGTTTATCGCTTTAGAAATTAGATTTTCATGAATATTTATTAATAACTCAAATTCGGTTAAAGACTCGCATCTTAAGAGTTGCTGAGTAATATTGGATACTTTTTCAACTAAAACTTTTTGATGGGTTTCGGTTTGATTTCTATAATGCGCTATGGCTTCTCTGCTATTTTGCTTTTGGTTTAAGTAAACAAAGTATATGTTGTGAATAAAACCTGGCTCAAAAGTCGCTTTTAATGATTTTTGAGATGCATTAGTTCGCTCGTAAGTAATTGGCCCTTCAGCCTGAGCGCAGGCGATGTCGTAACCACTTCCTTTAAATGTTCTTTCTAGTAATTGGTATGCATCGATTTCTAACCATTGCGCAATATTATTAATTAAGGTTGAAGAAGTCCCTAGTCCCCAATTACGATCAAATTCTAACGTTGTGCTAATGTCGCATCCTTCGAATAGGTTTTTTTCTGAAAGTGCTTCAGCCGCAGTTAAAATTTGAATACAACGCTTGGAAATTTCAGCATCATTTTCTGATTTTTGAGTTTCTGAAGTAGATTTGATTCCGAAGGAAGTTTTTTCAAATTGATCCTGAAACCAAACTTTTCCATTTTCATCTTTACTTACCCAATTTATCAATCCTGAAGCGTTCTCTTTAACCTCTAAATATTGCCCTTTTTTGGTGGGAAGGCAAAAAGCCTGAGCGCCATCTAGAACGGCATATTCCGCAGTAATTAAAAGTTTTCCGTGGCTATAAAATTTCATTTTCTCAGTTTTTCTAATTGCGTAGCAACATCGCTATGAGAAACAACATTAGTTTTATAATATTCAATCAAACTTGCTTTTTCTTCTAAAGTAGCATTATGCTGATTAAGAATATTCATTAGATGCATCTTCATGTGACCTTTTTGGATTCCTGTCGTAATTAAGGATTTTACGGCTGCAAAATTTTGTGCCAATCCTGCTACAGCTACAATTTCCATAAGTTTTCTCGCATTAGGCTGTCCTAATATGTCCATTGCAAGTTTTACAAGTGGATGAAGACTTGTTAAGCCACCTACAGTTCCCAGAGCTAACGGAACTTCAATCCAGAATCTAAAGATTCCGTCTTCAATTTTAGCATGTGTTAAACTCGAGTATTGGCCATCTTTAGAAGCGTAAGCATGTACTCCGGCTTCAATTGCTCTAAAGTCATTTCCTGTAGCTAAAACAACGGCATCGATGCCATTCATGATCCCTTTATTGTGAGTTACCGCTCTAAAAGGTTCAGTTTCGGCAATTTTAACGGCTCTTATAAATTTTTCAGCAAAATGCTCCCCACTAAAATTTTTGTCATCAGAAAGTTCGTGTAAAGGACAGGTCACTTCAGCTCTAACAATACATTCTGGAACATAATTAGAAAGAATACTCATCACAATTTCAATATTACGTTCCTCAGCATTAAAATCTTCCCATATTGCCGCTTCTTTCTCTAGAACTTCAGCGAATTTCTCTAAACAACTATTGATAAAGTTGGCGCCCATGCTATCTACCGTCTCAAAGTTGCAATGCAGCTGGTAGTAATTTTCAACTTCAGTAGTGCGTTCTCTAAGCTCGATACTTTTTATACCTCCGCCACGCTTTTCCATATTTTTGGTTAGCGGAGCAGCGGCTGCTCTAAGTTTAGGCTCTAATTCGTTAAAAAAGAGCTCTAATTTTTCTTCGCTACCTTTATAAATAAAATGAACCTGTCCCACCTTTATGGTATCGATCACTTCGGTTTTGAATCCACCACGACTTCCCCAGAATTTGGCCGCTTTGCTGGCCGCTGCAATTACCGAGCTTTCTTCTATTGCCATTGGGATGGCAAAAAGTTCGTTGTTAATCAAAAAGTTTGGTGCAATACCAAAGGGTAAATAATAATTAGAGATCGTATTTTCTGTAAACTCCTCGTGTAATTGTTGTAGTTTTTCGTCTTTATTCCAGTACTGTTTTAAGACTTCAATAGCTTTTGAATCGTCATTCAGATAGGTTTCTGTTAACCATTTAATCTTTTCTTCCTTACTCAGCTTTGAAAAGCCAGAAATTGGTTCCTTCATGAAATTTAATAATAGTTCTTTCGCAAAGATACAATTGTTATTTGGTTGTCGATAATGCTTTCATTTTAGAAAGCTGTTTGGTGATTTTGAAGTTTGCTTTAACAAATTGTTGTATTTAACACGAGTTGAAGCGGCTTTTTCAGCAAATTTTAGTAAACTTGGCCTGCAATAAAATTTTGAAAAAATTTAATGAGGTTCTCAAAAATCTTAGTTCTGCTTATGACGATGGCAG encodes:
- a CDS encoding type III pantothenate kinase, giving the protein MNLVIDLGNTFAKIAVFQNDKSVELFRVLKSEKNKKIEEIFEAYPQIEFSILSSVLYDDSSLVKFLQKRSKSILLDQQTKIPFHNKYGSPETLGKDRIALAAAAVCAYPNQNCLIIDAGTCVTYDYVNDQSQYLGGGISPGLQMRFNAVHKFTEKLPLIHADSNHLKLVGNSTEESIKSGICFGFAAEIDGMISSYKSKFKDLTVILTGGDSLFLSKRLKNSIFANSNFLLEGLNYILEFNKNQ
- the lptC gene encoding LPS export ABC transporter periplasmic protein LptC — protein: MLFSCKGNLNEVRALQNPADAPQGIAKDIMLKYTDSGKVVATLKSEKMLDYQNRNFPYREFPDGLDIEFYDEEDKKSTVTADYGIIYDKSGLIDLRGNVVIFTADSTILEGNQLYWDQNQSWVFTDRANQIKFPDGSFNEGMGFDSNQKFDKFNFRTNNGIQNIDESDK
- a CDS encoding hemolysin family protein, with the translated sequence MSAEVIIIILSLLLSAFFSGMEIAYVSSNKIYIEIEKLQNDFLAKVLKRLTKKPSKFIAAMLVGNNIALVVYGFYMGDLIMEWLTGMQPLDNAILNYLVTDLSLFTQTLLSTLLILVTAEFLPKVFFQIYANSMLKFFAVPAYLFYLIFSFISSFVIWISDMILKRFFKTDGDEVQLAFSKIELGNFISEQMETVEEEDEVDSEIQIFQNALQFADIKAREVMIPRTEIIAVNQDVAPGDLVKTFTETGLSKILIFNETIDDIIGYVHSFELFKKPASIKSILLPVIFVPETMWVKDVLNVLIKKRKSIAVVIDEYGGTSGMMTIEDIVEELFGEIEDEHDSAILVEEKIGEDHYKFSARAEVDYINETYRLNIPTGENYETLGGFIVNHTEEIPQHKEVVRIDEFELTILDVSNTKIDLVELKIKPED
- a CDS encoding peptidylprolyl isomerase is translated as MAVLQNIRQKSALIIVVIGFALFAFLIPSILKNGGFSAKDNSIATVNGEDIAREDFARQVEAYQQNMRGNISTTQAVNRVWEQQLNQIIVEEQVEELGIRAEQAQVRQMMRAQMSNNPQFTNEAGMFDENRVKEYVASIKQTSPQMYQQWLSYEEGLSESAAQNIYANMIRTGVGATLTEGKQAYLLQNNTMDLRYVQVPYSSISDEEIEVSKSEIKEYVDSHKAKFETEAARNIQYVIFNEEASTEDKEEAKSSLSALLEDRVEYNSVSKSNDTIQGFRKTSDDQEFVNSNSDLTQPVAFKFKNQLSKKFADDLFNLEEGEVYGPYEENGYWKLSKLIETKQIPDSIKASHILLGYQGAQAGGARTEAAAKQLADSLAGVVKSDKSKMAELATEFSDDPSAAQNSGDLGYFGPGMMVPEFDDFVLNNNEGTVGVVETDFGYHVIYIEEQTEKEKAVKIATVAREIEATEETRNSLFNEVTKFEIAAGEGDFTEKAKAADYRIRTVRDVKALDENIPGVGQQRRVVQWAFEDDAKVGDVKRFETPTGYIVAQITAKKKKGLMSPEDASAEVIPVLTKQKKAKMIQDKISGTSVDQVAENQDKIVQTANAVNLSSPTLAGAGSEPEVVGAVYALKVGETSKPIVGEKGVYVVELVSKSDAPELDSYKPFALQETNTRRQMANSRAFEALKAKADIEDKRAKFY
- a CDS encoding GYDIA family GHMP kinase, giving the protein MKFYSHGKLLITAEYAVLDGAQAFCLPTKKGQYLEVKENASGLINWVSKDENGKVWFQDQFEKTSFGIKSTSETQKSENDAEISKRCIQILTAAEALSEKNLFEGCDISTTLEFDRNWGLGTSSTLINNIAQWLEIDAYQLLERTFKGSGYDIACAQAEGPITYERTNASQKSLKATFEPGFIHNIYFVYLNQKQNSREAIAHYRNQTETHQKVLVEKVSNITQQLLRCESLTEFELLINIHENLISKAINLPKIKTKLFPDFEGSIKSLGAWGGDFIMATSKNDPKAYFKQKGYEVVIPYEDLIL
- a CDS encoding hydroxymethylglutaryl-CoA reductase, degradative, with translation MKEPISGFSKLSKEEKIKWLTETYLNDDSKAIEVLKQYWNKDEKLQQLHEEFTENTISNYYLPFGIAPNFLINNELFAIPMAIEESSVIAAASKAAKFWGSRGGFKTEVIDTIKVGQVHFIYKGSEEKLELFFNELEPKLRAAAAPLTKNMEKRGGGIKSIELRERTTEVENYYQLHCNFETVDSMGANFINSCLEKFAEVLEKEAAIWEDFNAEERNIEIVMSILSNYVPECIVRAEVTCPLHELSDDKNFSGEHFAEKFIRAVKIAETEPFRAVTHNKGIMNGIDAVVLATGNDFRAIEAGVHAYASKDGQYSSLTHAKIEDGIFRFWIEVPLALGTVGGLTSLHPLVKLAMDILGQPNARKLMEIVAVAGLAQNFAAVKSLITTGIQKGHMKMHLMNILNQHNATLEEKASLIEYYKTNVVSHSDVATQLEKLRK